A genomic region of Bernardetia sp. ABR2-2B contains the following coding sequences:
- a CDS encoding TonB-dependent receptor, producing MKLNLLSLLASIFLVFATFSYSSAQSTKGTIRGTIKDAGNGEELIGATVVIVGTTTGSAADLDGKYSISVEAGTYDLQVSFVSYQSKTITGVEVKAGEVTVLDATLGEDTAILDAVVVTSKAETASTTAVLAAQKKSGVVQDGLASEQIARSGDRDAAAAITRVTGVSVEGGKYVYVRGLGDRYSKTTLNGANLPSLDPNRNSVQMDLFPSNLIDNIIVSKTFSPELSGEFAGGNVNLVTKDFPDRFTFQWNSSFGFNDQASFNKDFLSYEGGKTDYLGFDDGTREVPAIVADGLSTDREQLAEESKSFGEGFGFENKSPMMNQFHSVAIGNQIDVLGRPFGFVTSLSYQRNFNYFNDGVTGRYNLPGVGSEELNPAFDLRTEKGTETVLAGANLNMAYKIAPTSKIALNLMYNRSSDKVADFREGRWSEEVFGENNIYQTNVLQYLERSIGSAQLKGKHTLGKRNIEVEWLSSLAQSTQDEPDLRYFSRDYIQTGDERVYNINVAAYPAPSRYYRDMVETNWDNKVDVTIPFTSKGGDSKIKLGSGYLMKERDFNEQRYDYGRLTGFNVLDDFERTGDPADFLNDVGFLESGQRGMTILDATQLTNSYTGTQEVISAYAMTDWRIAGKLRSVMGLRYEGTNIRTTSDNPDIEVGEVVTNDILPALNLIYELNKKINLRASYGRTLARPTFRELAPFPSFDFIGDFILIGNPSLERTLIDNIDLRFESYPALGEIISVSAFYKCFQNPIERAFNPQAANGEVQFRNVDAATVMGLEFEIRKRLNFTKALERFSIGSNLSIMSSKVDIDPQELELIRATDPDRKATRSMFMQSPYVANAFVYYDIEEKGINISTTFNVFGKRLAYVTQGGQPDVFEVARPSLDFAFKKTTEKGWGFTFRARNLLNPEYKMVQEFKGKEYTYGSYKVGRTFSLGITYLID from the coding sequence ATGAAACTCAATCTACTATCTCTACTAGCAAGTATATTTCTTGTATTTGCTACTTTCTCTTACTCATCAGCCCAATCTACAAAAGGCACAATCAGAGGAACAATCAAAGATGCTGGTAATGGCGAAGAACTAATAGGAGCTACTGTTGTCATCGTAGGAACTACAACAGGTTCAGCAGCCGATTTAGATGGGAAATATTCAATTTCAGTAGAAGCAGGAACATATGACCTTCAAGTTTCTTTCGTTTCTTATCAATCAAAGACCATCACAGGTGTAGAAGTAAAAGCAGGAGAAGTAACTGTTCTTGATGCAACTCTAGGAGAAGATACAGCAATTTTAGATGCTGTAGTAGTAACTTCAAAAGCAGAAACAGCCTCTACAACAGCCGTTTTGGCAGCACAAAAAAAATCAGGTGTCGTACAAGATGGATTAGCTTCTGAACAAATTGCTCGTTCTGGCGACAGAGATGCAGCAGCAGCTATTACAAGAGTAACAGGTGTTTCGGTAGAAGGTGGAAAATATGTTTATGTACGTGGATTAGGCGACCGTTATAGCAAAACAACTTTAAACGGAGCCAATCTTCCAAGCCTTGACCCAAACAGAAATTCAGTTCAGATGGATTTATTCCCAAGTAATTTAATAGATAATATCATCGTTTCAAAAACATTTTCTCCAGAGCTTTCAGGCGAATTTGCAGGTGGAAATGTAAACTTAGTTACTAAAGATTTTCCAGATAGATTTACTTTTCAGTGGAACTCTTCTTTTGGCTTCAATGACCAAGCGAGTTTTAATAAAGATTTTTTGAGTTATGAAGGTGGAAAAACAGATTATTTAGGTTTTGATGACGGTACTCGTGAAGTTCCAGCTATTGTAGCTGATGGTCTTTCTACGGATAGAGAACAATTAGCAGAAGAATCAAAATCATTCGGAGAAGGTTTTGGATTTGAAAACAAGTCGCCTATGATGAATCAATTTCATTCGGTCGCTATTGGTAATCAGATTGATGTTTTGGGTCGTCCTTTCGGTTTCGTTACATCACTTTCTTACCAAAGAAACTTCAACTATTTTAATGATGGAGTTACTGGGCGTTATAACTTACCAGGTGTAGGTAGTGAAGAGCTAAATCCTGCCTTTGATTTGCGTACAGAAAAAGGAACAGAAACAGTTTTGGCTGGTGCAAACCTTAATATGGCTTACAAAATTGCTCCTACAAGCAAAATTGCTTTGAATTTGATGTATAACAGAAGTTCTGATAAAGTAGCTGATTTTAGAGAAGGGCGTTGGAGTGAAGAAGTTTTTGGAGAGAATAATATCTACCAAACAAATGTTCTTCAATATTTAGAGCGTTCTATCGGTTCGGCACAGCTTAAAGGAAAACATACTCTAGGAAAAAGAAATATAGAAGTTGAATGGCTTTCTTCATTGGCTCAATCTACACAAGACGAACCAGATTTGCGTTATTTTTCAAGAGATTATATTCAAACTGGCGATGAGCGTGTTTATAATATCAATGTTGCAGCTTATCCTGCGCCTTCTCGTTATTATCGTGATATGGTTGAAACCAATTGGGACAATAAAGTAGATGTTACAATTCCTTTTACAAGTAAAGGAGGAGATAGCAAAATAAAATTAGGTAGTGGATATTTGATGAAAGAAAGAGATTTTAATGAGCAGCGTTATGATTATGGGCGTCTTACTGGTTTCAATGTTTTAGATGATTTTGAAAGAACAGGAGACCCTGCCGACTTCTTAAATGATGTTGGTTTCTTAGAAAGTGGACAGCGTGGAATGACTATTTTAGATGCAACTCAACTTACAAATAGCTATACAGGAACACAAGAAGTAATTTCTGCTTATGCCATGACAGATTGGAGAATTGCAGGAAAATTACGTTCAGTAATGGGACTTCGTTATGAGGGAACAAATATCAGAACAACAAGTGATAATCCAGATATTGAAGTGGGAGAAGTAGTAACAAATGATATTTTACCTGCCTTGAATCTTATTTATGAGTTGAATAAAAAGATAAATCTTCGTGCTTCGTATGGTAGAACACTTGCTCGTCCTACCTTTAGAGAACTTGCGCCTTTCCCTAGCTTTGATTTTATCGGAGATTTTATCTTGATTGGTAATCCAAGTTTAGAGCGCACACTAATTGATAATATTGATTTGCGTTTTGAATCGTATCCTGCTTTGGGAGAAATTATTTCGGTAAGTGCTTTTTATAAGTGTTTCCAAAATCCTATTGAAAGAGCATTTAACCCTCAAGCTGCAAACGGAGAAGTTCAGTTTCGTAATGTAGATGCTGCAACCGTTATGGGATTAGAATTTGAAATCCGTAAACGTCTTAATTTTACAAAAGCACTAGAGCGTTTTAGTATAGGTTCGAATCTTAGTATCATGTCTTCAAAAGTTGATATTGACCCACAAGAATTAGAGCTTATTCGTGCTACTGACCCAGACCGTAAAGCTACTCGTTCTATGTTTATGCAATCTCCTTATGTAGCCAATGCGTTTGTTTATTACGATATTGAAGAAAAAGGAATTAATATCAGCACTACTTTTAATGTTTTTGGAAAGCGTTTGGCGTATGTTACTCAAGGTGGTCAGCCAGATGTATTTGAAGTAGCTCGTCCGTCTTTAGATTTTGCCTTTAAGAAAACAACAGAAAAAGGATGGGGCTTTACTTTCCGTGCAAGAAACCTTCTGAATCCAGAATACAAAATGGTTCAAGAATTTAAGGGAAAAGAATATACGTATGGCTCATATAAAGTAGGTCGTACATTCTCTTTAGGAATTACTTATTTGATTGACTAA
- a CDS encoding serine hydrolase domain-containing protein encodes MAFANNHFYQQQPVIDMKKFKNIAFIILTLLAWTVFIGYGFIDGFLLRPITSQDSAEAFIDATKQKIKNEFVGNVAMALIENGKVSETFFYSIDRPVNENTLFPVASISKWVTSFGVMKLVEQGKIDLDKPVDDYLTRWHLPKSEFDNKKVTVRTLLSHSSGLIDDLGYDGFATDEAIQTIEESLTKAADAGSANGVAIVGYEPKSKYMYSGAGYTILQLLIEEVSGQSFQEYMSKEVFVPLDMQSSTFDYLKESNSQLAQIYTVDKTTRKMNKFTALAAAGLYTTTNDLSKFMIANISENDVLSEKTVQKMSKAETFINNTKVYGLGSHLYSQDDKESNIIGHDGSGNDAINTAARIDLKSKSGIIVLETGNWNMASSIADEWMFWKVGIADYVVMQRNKSYLLTLLIIGYIVIIGISVFIIRKMK; translated from the coding sequence ATGGCATTTGCTAACAATCATTTTTATCAACAACAACCTGTAATAGACATGAAGAAATTCAAAAACATTGCTTTTATAATCCTTACTCTTTTAGCTTGGACTGTCTTTATTGGATATGGATTCATAGATGGATTTTTATTACGACCAATTACTTCGCAAGATAGTGCAGAGGCATTTATAGATGCTACCAAACAAAAAATAAAAAACGAATTTGTTGGGAATGTTGCAATGGCACTCATTGAGAATGGAAAAGTATCAGAAACTTTTTTCTATTCTATTGACCGACCTGTAAATGAGAATACTCTATTTCCTGTTGCTTCTATCAGTAAATGGGTTACTTCTTTTGGTGTAATGAAGTTAGTTGAGCAGGGAAAAATAGATTTGGATAAGCCAGTCGATGATTATCTTACAAGGTGGCACTTGCCTAAAAGTGAATTTGATAATAAGAAGGTTACTGTCAGAACATTGCTTTCTCACTCTTCAGGACTAATTGATGACCTTGGCTATGACGGTTTTGCTACTGATGAAGCTATTCAGACAATCGAAGAGTCACTAACGAAAGCTGCTGATGCAGGAAGTGCTAATGGAGTAGCAATAGTTGGCTATGAACCGAAGAGTAAGTATATGTATTCGGGGGCAGGTTATACGATACTGCAATTATTGATTGAAGAAGTTAGTGGGCAGTCGTTTCAAGAGTACATGAGTAAAGAAGTATTTGTTCCTTTGGATATGCAAAGTTCTACTTTTGATTACTTAAAAGAATCAAATAGCCAACTTGCTCAAATTTATACAGTTGATAAAACAACAAGGAAAATGAATAAATTTACAGCTCTTGCTGCTGCTGGATTATATACGACAACAAATGATTTATCAAAGTTTATGATAGCTAATATATCAGAAAATGATGTTCTATCAGAAAAGACTGTTCAGAAAATGAGTAAAGCTGAGACATTCATTAATAATACAAAAGTGTATGGATTAGGTTCTCATTTATATAGCCAAGATGATAAAGAATCAAATATTATTGGACATGATGGTAGTGGAAATGATGCTATCAATACTGCTGCAAGAATAGACCTCAAATCTAAATCTGGAATAATAGTATTAGAAACTGGAAACTGGAATATGGCGTCTTCCATAGCAGATGAATGGATGTTTTGGAAAGTAGGAATAGCTGATTATGTAGTGATGCAACGAAATAAATCGTATTTACTGACTTTACTCATCATCGGATATATTGTGATTATTGGTATTTCAGTTTTTATTATTAGAAAAATGAAGTAA
- a CDS encoding universal stress protein encodes MQKILVPVDFSKPSEAALGYAVHFAQVIGAEIILLHVACAPLPSATNYHLHVGLLKEEVEKGKSKLDKYVSQFADLNYTDGSGKLKITPVLESENGIIPSIEKVSKEHNTFLVVMGTHGMTRAEEILLGSVTADIISSNEAPAVLAIPSSATFSNWERIVYAADFSDKDEKVIDILLELAGYFPNSKVDYLHISNEKEHVEDINRLHRLKKTFKSIPVSMLDFRFKENDDLDEGIDNYLDNYETSVLVMLTHHRSFFESLWHRSKAREISFHTEVPLLVLKTNTIK; translated from the coding sequence ATGCAAAAAATTCTAGTTCCTGTTGATTTTTCCAAGCCTTCAGAGGCTGCCTTAGGTTATGCCGTACATTTTGCCCAAGTTATTGGTGCAGAGATTATTTTGCTTCACGTTGCTTGTGCTCCTTTGCCATCTGCTACTAACTATCATCTACATGTAGGTTTGTTAAAAGAAGAAGTAGAAAAAGGAAAATCTAAGTTGGATAAGTATGTGAGCCAGTTTGCTGACCTTAATTATACAGATGGAAGTGGAAAGCTCAAAATCACACCTGTTTTGGAAAGTGAAAATGGTATAATTCCTTCTATTGAAAAAGTGTCGAAAGAACACAATACTTTTTTAGTTGTGATGGGTACGCACGGAATGACACGAGCTGAAGAGATTTTACTCGGAAGCGTAACAGCTGATATTATTTCATCCAACGAAGCTCCTGCTGTACTAGCAATTCCTAGCAGTGCTACTTTTTCGAATTGGGAACGCATTGTGTACGCTGCTGATTTTTCGGATAAAGATGAGAAAGTTATTGATATTCTCTTAGAACTTGCTGGTTACTTTCCAAATTCAAAAGTAGATTATTTACATATTAGTAATGAAAAAGAGCATGTTGAAGATATCAATAGGCTTCATCGTTTGAAGAAAACCTTCAAGAGTATTCCTGTTTCAATGTTAGATTTTAGATTTAAAGAAAACGATGATTTAGATGAGGGAATCGATAATTATTTGGATAATTATGAGACAAGTGTTTTGGTTATGCTTACACATCATCGCAGTTTTTTTGAGAGTTTGTGGCATAGAAGCAAAGCGAGAGAAATAAGCTTTCATACTGAAGTTCCTTTGTTAGTTTTGAAGACAAATACAATAAAATAA
- a CDS encoding IS4 family transposase, whose translation MAKAKYASSGKVTKLVSVLSSHLKGFHLARVQFIGLFVIAVIKVGLGGLIQIATAFERNVEYSSSLRRIERFLNYYELDFQAITNLIISLEGIEQWENIVLCLDRTNWKVGKEHINILLLSAAHKGVSIPLCWSVLSRTGNSATQQRIDLIEDFLNQFPNLSITALVADREFIGKKWFFYLATKKFDFVMRIKSNFKATRKGKTKSIVAWCRGLSISETYQLDGTFVVNEAEVYLSVSRTQKGYIYLASPVLLDNIFEIYKQRWEIETLFKALKSQGFNLENTKLTEPNKIAKLIALCSIAFVWCYKVGEWKHKKTKIRVCSNGYNEYSFFRYGLIEIKKILNNPMTSETKFDQKIKVLSME comes from the coding sequence ATGGCGAAAGCAAAGTATGCTTCTAGTGGTAAAGTTACAAAATTAGTTAGTGTTTTATCTTCTCATTTAAAAGGGTTTCATTTAGCCCGAGTTCAATTTATAGGTCTTTTTGTAATAGCTGTTATAAAGGTAGGTCTAGGAGGTTTAATTCAAATTGCAACTGCGTTTGAAAGGAATGTAGAATACAGTTCTTCTTTACGTCGTATAGAACGCTTTTTAAATTATTATGAGCTTGATTTTCAAGCAATTACTAATTTGATTATTTCCTTAGAAGGCATTGAACAATGGGAAAATATCGTACTGTGTTTGGATAGAACGAATTGGAAAGTTGGAAAAGAGCATATTAATATTTTGCTTCTCTCAGCAGCTCATAAAGGGGTATCTATTCCTCTTTGTTGGTCTGTACTTTCGAGGACAGGAAATTCAGCTACTCAACAACGAATTGATTTGATAGAAGATTTCTTAAATCAATTTCCTAATTTATCTATTACTGCTCTTGTAGCAGATAGAGAGTTTATAGGTAAAAAATGGTTTTTCTATTTAGCTACAAAAAAATTTGATTTTGTAATGCGTATAAAATCTAACTTTAAAGCTACTAGAAAAGGGAAAACAAAGTCTATTGTAGCATGGTGTAGAGGGCTTTCGATTTCAGAAACCTATCAACTAGATGGAACATTTGTAGTCAATGAAGCAGAGGTATATTTATCTGTAAGTCGAACACAAAAAGGATATATTTATTTAGCATCACCTGTTTTATTGGATAATATTTTTGAAATTTATAAACAACGTTGGGAAATCGAAACGTTGTTTAAAGCACTAAAATCACAAGGTTTTAACTTAGAAAATACAAAATTAACAGAACCAAATAAAATAGCTAAATTAATTGCTTTGTGTTCCATTGCCTTTGTTTGGTGTTACAAAGTAGGAGAATGGAAACATAAAAAAACAAAAATAAGAGTCTGTTCAAATGGATATAATGAATACTCTTTTTTCAGATATGGATTAATAGAAATTAAAAAAATACTCAATAATCCAATGACTAGTGAAACTAAATTTGATCAAAAAATTAAAGTTTTGTCAATGGAGTAA
- a CDS encoding PKD domain-containing protein has translation MKLQNFFQLAFIFLFAALVLVSCKDDEDDKKAPVAAFTFSPASPKVGQAVTFSNTSTDASAYAWASVPAGFSSTEQNPSFTFTTEGSYQVTLTATGEGGTDTETQTITVAPEDAVVIPPREYPANYTESSDAATSRASLVIAAGDTGIGKDTITWTKDKVWVLDGFVFVNEGQTLTIEAGTVIKGKTGEGENASALVVARGGKVIANGTANEPVIFTAEADNLNGNLGADENGEWGGLIILGKAGLNSSPGTSAIEGIPTTETRGIYGGTDDADNSGVYRYISVRHGGSNIGAGNEINGVTFGGVGTGTIVEHIEVYANQDDAFEWFGGTVNCKYLVATACGDDAFDYDEGFRGNVQFGLIYQREDDGDRGGEHDGGTDPEDGTPYALPKFFNITSVGNPESRAITFRDNAGGEYHNSVFVNYERGIDIEYLATGESSYKRFQAGELKLMNNTFSNIAASADTLFTITAVSGSEPTDLADAVAALVTYFPTNGNTVGSIGVTRSSLVPTEAGGAVSTSSNTFFTATDYRGAFAVGSTPWYTGWTATEAFIQ, from the coding sequence ATGAAATTACAAAATTTCTTTCAACTGGCATTCATTTTTTTATTTGCAGCTCTTGTACTAGTCAGCTGTAAAGACGATGAAGACGACAAAAAAGCTCCAGTAGCAGCTTTTACATTCAGTCCTGCAAGTCCTAAAGTAGGTCAAGCAGTTACTTTTTCTAATACAAGTACAGATGCTTCTGCATATGCTTGGGCTTCTGTACCAGCAGGTTTTAGCTCAACAGAACAAAACCCTAGCTTCACTTTTACAACAGAAGGAAGCTATCAAGTAACACTTACAGCAACAGGAGAAGGTGGTACAGATACAGAAACACAAACTATTACAGTTGCACCAGAAGATGCTGTCGTAATACCTCCTCGTGAATATCCAGCTAATTATACAGAAAGTTCAGACGCAGCTACAAGCAGAGCTTCTCTCGTAATAGCAGCAGGTGATACAGGTATTGGAAAAGATACAATCACTTGGACAAAAGACAAGGTTTGGGTGCTTGATGGATTTGTTTTCGTAAATGAAGGTCAAACGCTTACTATTGAGGCAGGTACTGTAATCAAAGGCAAAACAGGAGAAGGAGAAAATGCTTCTGCTTTAGTTGTAGCTCGTGGTGGAAAAGTAATTGCTAACGGAACGGCTAATGAACCTGTCATTTTTACAGCAGAAGCTGATAACTTAAATGGAAATCTTGGTGCTGATGAAAATGGAGAATGGGGTGGACTTATCATTTTAGGAAAAGCTGGTCTTAATTCATCTCCAGGTACTTCTGCTATTGAAGGTATTCCAACTACTGAAACTCGTGGTATTTATGGTGGAACAGATGATGCTGATAACTCTGGTGTGTATCGTTATATTTCAGTTCGTCATGGGGGTTCAAATATTGGAGCAGGTAATGAAATCAATGGTGTTACTTTTGGTGGTGTAGGTACAGGAACAATTGTAGAACACATTGAAGTATATGCAAATCAAGATGATGCCTTTGAATGGTTTGGTGGAACTGTAAACTGTAAGTATCTTGTTGCTACGGCATGTGGTGATGATGCTTTTGATTATGATGAAGGTTTCAGAGGAAATGTTCAGTTTGGTCTTATCTATCAACGTGAAGATGATGGAGACCGTGGTGGTGAGCATGATGGTGGTACAGATCCAGAAGACGGAACTCCTTATGCACTTCCTAAATTCTTTAATATTACTTCTGTTGGAAATCCTGAAAGCCGTGCGATTACGTTCCGTGATAATGCAGGTGGAGAATATCACAATAGCGTATTTGTAAACTATGAAAGAGGAATTGATATTGAATATCTAGCTACTGGAGAAAGCAGTTATAAGCGTTTTCAAGCAGGTGAATTAAAATTGATGAATAACACATTCTCAAATATTGCTGCTTCTGCTGATACATTATTTACTATTACTGCTGTATCAGGAAGTGAGCCAACAGATTTGGCTGACGCTGTAGCTGCATTGGTAACTTACTTCCCAACAAATGGAAATACAGTAGGCTCAATAGGTGTTACTCGTTCTAGCCTTGTTCCTACAGAGGCAGGTGGAGCAGTCTCTACTTCTTCAAACACATTCTTTACAGCAACTGATTATAGAGGTGCGTTTGCAGTAGGTTCTACACCTTGGTACACAGGTTGGACAGCAACAGAAGCTTTTATCCAATAA
- a CDS encoding RluA family pseudouridine synthase — MKNENHFIYFKKSIAGIELPTLFNFPFYYQAHSIVKLAAEQVQEYLIHQTDWKHNFGLNSTDTGLVIGKMFGVLVVKNKKNELGFLAAYSGKLADSNNHKYFVPPVYDMLKKDGFFKAEEEILNKLNREIEELENNEEFEKIKSYFEAENQLAKTELEASKKELREQKKERKIKRNAALRELSETDFTILKEELKDESLKQQYFFKKLKKEWEEKLDQIEKELTVFTDKITALKNERKQRSNDLQQRLFDNYKFLNAEGNYKSLQTIFKKELEIAPPAGAGECAAPKLLHYAYKNNLKPIALGEFWWGQSPKSEIRKHKEFYPSCRNKCEPILGFMLQGLEVEKNPMLTNPAKGKVLETIYEDDYLLLINKPAEFLSVQGRNIKDSVQTRMLKKYPDSMLVHRLDQSTSGLLLVAKDKETYHHLQSQFIKRTVKKRYVALLDGILEKESGVIDLPLRVDLNNRPHQLVCYQHGKTAQTKYEVLEIKEEKTRVHFYPITGRTHQLRVHAAHQNGLNAPIIGDDLYGKKTNRLHLHAEYLEFVHPVTKERISFYIESDF, encoded by the coding sequence ATGAAAAACGAAAATCATTTTATTTATTTCAAAAAATCCATTGCAGGAATAGAACTACCTACACTTTTCAACTTTCCATTTTATTATCAAGCACACTCGATTGTAAAACTAGCTGCCGAGCAAGTACAAGAATATCTAATTCATCAAACAGATTGGAAACACAACTTTGGTTTAAACTCAACAGATACAGGTTTAGTAATCGGAAAAATGTTTGGTGTTTTGGTGGTAAAAAACAAAAAAAATGAGCTTGGTTTCTTGGCTGCTTATTCAGGAAAATTAGCTGATAGCAATAACCACAAGTATTTTGTACCTCCTGTTTATGATATGCTAAAAAAAGATGGCTTTTTTAAGGCAGAAGAAGAAATTTTGAATAAACTAAATAGAGAAATAGAAGAATTAGAAAATAATGAAGAGTTTGAAAAAATAAAATCATATTTCGAAGCAGAAAATCAACTTGCCAAAACTGAATTAGAAGCATCTAAAAAAGAATTACGAGAACAGAAAAAAGAACGAAAAATAAAAAGAAATGCAGCCTTGAGAGAATTGTCCGAAACTGACTTTACAATTTTGAAAGAAGAACTAAAAGATGAGAGTCTGAAACAACAGTATTTTTTCAAAAAACTTAAAAAAGAATGGGAGGAAAAGTTAGATCAAATTGAGAAAGAACTAACAGTTTTTACGGATAAAATAACTGCACTCAAAAATGAAAGAAAACAACGAAGTAATGATTTGCAACAGCGTTTATTTGATAATTATAAATTTCTGAATGCAGAAGGAAATTATAAGAGTCTTCAAACTATTTTCAAAAAAGAATTAGAAATTGCACCTCCTGCTGGTGCTGGTGAGTGTGCTGCACCCAAATTATTGCATTATGCTTATAAAAACAATCTCAAACCAATAGCTTTAGGTGAGTTTTGGTGGGGACAATCTCCCAAGTCTGAAATTAGAAAGCATAAGGAATTTTATCCTTCGTGTAGAAATAAATGTGAACCCATTTTAGGTTTTATGCTTCAAGGATTAGAAGTAGAAAAAAATCCAATGCTTACAAACCCTGCAAAAGGAAAAGTATTAGAAACTATTTATGAAGATGATTATTTGTTGTTGATAAATAAACCTGCTGAATTTTTGTCTGTACAAGGAAGAAATATCAAAGACTCTGTTCAGACAAGAATGCTAAAAAAGTACCCTGACTCAATGTTAGTTCATCGGCTAGACCAAAGTACGTCTGGTTTGCTTTTGGTAGCAAAAGACAAAGAAACTTATCATCATTTACAAAGTCAGTTTATCAAACGAACAGTAAAAAAGCGTTATGTTGCGCTTTTAGATGGGATTTTAGAAAAAGAAAGTGGTGTTATCGATTTACCTTTGCGTGTAGATTTGAATAATCGACCTCATCAATTAGTTTGCTATCAACATGGAAAAACAGCACAAACAAAATATGAGGTTTTGGAAATTAAAGAAGAAAAAACTCGTGTTCATTTTTATCCCATTACAGGCAGAACGCATCAACTGAGAGTTCATGCAGCGCATCAAAACGGCTTAAATGCTCCAATCATAGGCGATGATTTGTATGGAAAAAAAACAAATCGTTTACATCTTCACGCTGAATACTTAGAGTTTGTGCATCCTGTTACTAAAGAGAGAATTAGTTTTTATATAGAAAGTGATTTTTAG
- the gdhA gene encoding NADP-specific glutamate dehydrogenase, translated as MSTNNHQAQVKGFVESVKKKQPHEDEFLQAVEEVAEFIIPFIEENPKYKKAKLLERMVEPERAVLFRVPWLDDKNEIQVNKGFRVQFNSALGPYKGGVRFHPSVNLSILKFLGFEQVFKNSLTGLPLGGGKGGTDFDPKGKSDEEVMRFCQSFVTELFRHIGGETDVPAGDIGVGAREVGYMFGQYKRLANEFTGTFTGKGVKWGGSLLRTEATGYGLLYFVKEMMEYKDDSLDGKVIAISGSGNVAQYACEKAIELGAKVVTFSDSDGYIYDEEGITTEKLEFVKELKNEKRGRIKEYTKKYSSAKFHKDKRPWDVKCDIALPCATQNELEEEGAKALVKNGCKLVAEGANMPTTSEAIDIFAKNDVLYAPGKATNAGGVATSGLEMTQNSLRLSWTKEKVDEELKSIMKSIHEQCVEQGKEKKKVNYLKGANIAGFVRVADAMIAQGVV; from the coding sequence ATGTCCACAAACAACCATCAAGCACAAGTAAAAGGTTTTGTAGAATCAGTTAAGAAAAAACAACCTCACGAGGATGAATTTTTACAAGCCGTAGAAGAAGTTGCAGAGTTTATTATTCCTTTCATAGAAGAAAACCCAAAGTATAAAAAAGCAAAACTTTTAGAACGCATGGTAGAGCCTGAAAGAGCTGTTTTGTTCAGAGTTCCTTGGCTAGATGATAAAAATGAAATTCAAGTCAATAAGGGGTTTCGTGTACAATTCAATTCTGCTTTAGGACCTTACAAAGGTGGTGTTCGTTTTCATCCAAGTGTAAATTTATCTATTCTAAAATTTCTAGGTTTTGAGCAGGTTTTTAAAAACTCGCTTACTGGTTTGCCTTTGGGTGGTGGAAAAGGAGGAACTGATTTTGACCCAAAAGGAAAAAGCGATGAAGAAGTAATGCGTTTTTGTCAGAGTTTCGTAACCGAACTTTTCAGACATATTGGAGGAGAAACGGATGTTCCTGCTGGAGATATTGGTGTAGGAGCTAGAGAAGTAGGTTATATGTTTGGACAGTACAAACGACTAGCCAACGAATTTACAGGAACTTTCACAGGAAAAGGCGTAAAATGGGGAGGTTCACTTCTACGAACAGAAGCAACAGGCTACGGACTTCTTTATTTCGTAAAAGAAATGATGGAATACAAAGACGATTCTTTAGATGGAAAAGTAATTGCAATTTCAGGTTCTGGAAATGTAGCGCAGTATGCCTGTGAAAAAGCAATAGAACTGGGAGCAAAAGTGGTTACTTTTTCAGATTCTGATGGATATATTTATGATGAAGAAGGAATTACAACAGAAAAACTAGAGTTTGTAAAAGAACTCAAAAATGAAAAAAGAGGTAGAATAAAAGAATACACCAAAAAATATTCTTCTGCCAAATTTCATAAAGACAAACGTCCGTGGGATGTAAAGTGTGATATTGCACTTCCTTGTGCGACTCAAAATGAACTAGAAGAAGAAGGTGCAAAAGCTCTTGTAAAAAATGGCTGTAAATTAGTTGCTGAAGGTGCAAATATGCCAACTACTTCAGAGGCAATTGATATTTTTGCTAAAAATGATGTCCTTTATGCCCCTGGTAAGGCAACAAATGCTGGTGGTGTGGCTACTTCTGGCTTAGAAATGACACAAAACTCACTTCGTTTGTCTTGGACAAAAGAAAAAGTAGATGAGGAATTGAAGTCAATCATGAAAAGCATTCATGAGCAGTGTGTAGAACAAGGAAAAGAGAAAAAGAAAGTAAATTATCTCAAAGGAGCTAATATTGCAGGTTTTGTGCGTGTGGCCGATGCTATGATTGCACAAGGTGTAGTCTAA